The Anopheles cruzii unplaced genomic scaffold, idAnoCruzAS_RS32_06 scaffold00811_ctg1, whole genome shotgun sequence region ATTGCCAGCATATCTAACTCACGGACGAAACGGCAAGGAtggatttgaaaaacaaaaccgctcTTGTGACCGGTGCCGCCACAGGGTTAGGGAGGGCTTTCAGTGAGGAACTGTTGAAGCATGGCGCTAAGGTAAGCTGGTCTCGGTAGCTGCGTGACTTTACCCCTAATCGATGCATCCACCCCCGTCTCAGGTCCTGATTTGTGATCTGGATTCCGACGCCGGCGAGCTAGCGGTGGAGGAGCTCGGGAAGCAGTACGGTTCACGCGTATTGTTTTTCCACTGTGACGTTACGGATTACATCCAGTTTGAAGGTAAGGATCCGGCGGGTCCTCGAGAAGCGCGTCTCAAaaattttttctctctttctttctcgttgaCCGCAGAGGCATTTGAGTACGCAGACTGTATGCTGAAAGGAATCGACATTGTGATAAATAACGCAGAAATAATGAACGATAATTTTTGGGAGCTGGAGGTGGACGTAAACCTGAACGGGGCTATCCGTGGCACACTGTTGGCCCAGAAGTTTATGGGCACGGGAAGGGGCGGCCAcggtggtgtgttggtgaacATCGGTTCCGGTGTCAGCCTCAGACCACAGCTGTCCACTCCCATTTACACGGCCACCAAGCACGCCATCCTCGGGCTGACCAAGGCCTGCGGTGATCCGTTTCACTACAATGAGACGAAGGTGCGAGCGTTCGCGTACTGCCCGGGGCCAATAGAAAACTCTTCCTCGCACAACAAACGATTCATGGTTCCGGCATTCGAGAAAGCCAAAGAGCTCGATATGACAGGGGTGCAGTGGCAAAAGTGAGACCATCCGGCCGCTgcctggtgtgtgtttgtgtagttTTGATGCATttctccgttttgttttcaggATGGAACATGTGGCCAAAGAATTGATACCGCTGATCAAAAATGCACCCTCGGGAACCATCTGGGGTGTGACTGGGGGCAAGCCGCCGAAGGAGATACCGTACTGCAGTTTGTAAGCGTGCGCCCGTTAATTTTCAACTTCATCTTGAGCAATCCATCATCAGCCAATCAGCCCGTAATCGGTGGCATCAAACACCCTTACCAATAGGGGATAACCTTTAAGCAAACGCCCCGCTACATAGTTAAGACAATTAAGACAACATTTACTATCATCGACCATTATATCAGCTTGTAGACAACGCTTCTTCCTCCATACATTGGCTTCGCTCATTGAATTGTGCAGACATGAAATCACTTTAACAAATCGTGCGCTTTTGATAGTATCCAACGTTTGAGGCTAAATCGGTAGCGATTGAGGCGGTGCAAGGCCAATTTTGTATGACACTGTTGGTGCGACCGTGAAATAAAAGTCGAAAGAAGCAACCTCATAGCAATAGCAAAAGGgcgcgtttccgtttcgtcagCCGGTCACCGGTCACTTGATTCAAAAAGTCGATGAACGCCCATTacgttaattttatttccacaaGAACGTTTGAgagaaaatttgatttgacaATTTGAAAGACGTCTTGACGTTTTCGTAGCCGGCTATCCTCCCTTCAGAAACGTCCTGCTATACAAAGTGTTACCATTACACGCCACAAACTGTCACGAGCTGTCCGTGGCGTGGTAATGGTAACGCATCTGGTCGCGCTCATTTTTACGCTCACCGAGAAGGCCGacacaccgtcaccgtggaACGCCATTTCATTTTCCGTTGCCCTGGGTGTAAAATCTGCTTCCGCTCGTTCTCAAGAGCACGGTACGaataatcaaagtagactCGTGCTTTCCACCATTCCCATCGACATACGGTGTCTGTGCCGTGTGGTTCTTCGCTAGAGGATGCGAGTGTGCAAAAAGTAACCTACAAAAGCGTCGCTTagacaaaaggaaaaacgtaaaaaagggCTACGCATCCTGGGCGCAAGAAGAAACCTTAAtctccgcgcgtgtgtgtgtatgtccaGTGAGTTTGTCCCCTAGGTAGCCTCTAAACCGGAACATGGTGTCGTGCATGTGAAGAACAGTAACAAATTTGCAACCTACCATCCACATCTtagctggcggcggcggcggcggcgagtaaCGCTTGCGAACAGTACGGCCATCGCGAACGACCATCTTGTGATACTGTCGCGAGCAAAGTTTGTCcttaaagcaaaaaaactgCACTTTCGCAGGTCAATTTTTGGTCCGCTTCTAGAAAACGTGCAGCACCGGGTGTTTCCGTGCAATCCTTAGAACCTGACCGCAAATGATGGAGGACCACAAGACCGACGaaggaggcggcggcggcggtgtacTGCGATCGGTGCTTGAAATGGCCGAGCTGGAAACAATCGGTGATGGTCCACGGAAAAAGATCGAACATTTCTATGAGCAAAAGTTTGAAGAATTCCTTACCGCCCAAGCCTTGAGCGAAACGCGAAAGTTCGAGCTCGGTAAGTGTTTGAAGAAGTGTCCTTTTTGCCCGGCGTGCCATTTTGTACtcttcaaacttcaaacttctTCTTCAAACGACTGACTTATTTCATGACCCTTATTCGTTGTCTAGAAAATCTGAGATCAAAATACGAACAGCAGATGGAGGAGCTGACACTGAGGGCGCAAGATGAGGCATCCAAGTTCCACTCCGCCCAGCAGGGCAACAAGCAGCTGCAAATCGAGCTGGAGGACGTGAAGGAAGAGCTCCAAAAGGCAAAGGTGAGGCTCACACAAAACGACGCCGATACGGCCCGGTTTCGGAACGAGCGCAACGAAGCCGTCAACGAGCGCGACACACTGCTGAGCGCCGTTCAGCGCAAGTCGCTCGAGGTCGAGCGCCTACAGGCGGACGTCCTGTCGCTCGAACAGAAACTCAAATCGGCCAACGCATCCCGCTGCAATGCGCTGGCAAAGCTGGAAGAGATCGAG contains the following coding sequences:
- the LOC128276252 gene encoding 15-hydroxyprostaglandin dehydrogenase [NAD(+)]-like, yielding MDLKNKTALVTGAATGLGRAFSEELLKHGAKVLICDLDSDAGELAVEELGKQYGSRVLFFHCDVTDYIQFEEAFEYADCMLKGIDIVINNAEIMNDNFWELEVDVNLNGAIRGTLLAQKFMGTGRGGHGGVLVNIGSGVSLRPQLSTPIYTATKHAILGLTKACGDPFHYNETKVRAFAYCPGPIENSSSHNKRFMVPAFEKAKELDMTGVQWQKMEHVAKELIPLIKNAPSGTIWGVTGGKPPKEIPYCSL